A window of Tripterygium wilfordii isolate XIE 37 chromosome 7, ASM1340144v1, whole genome shotgun sequence contains these coding sequences:
- the LOC120001568 gene encoding uncharacterized protein LOC120001568: MAFSYPSHSLSASTRHRISTEMTLPSIKSLAPQRQWPQYFAYTCYSSMKLNRLFQNTRPKIPCAINMAAGHSGDPEKVNLDHLMDKARDLWDRSPQPVKSFPWSRVLENFIQLLVGLVAAVVKYLCVPVLGVSMLSEMSYCAHEKKLSFIPLPLLIGVAVAWILKETALELSPFLKDAEVPWHLLIVAIFFALLKLPGPYYPYWGRIFIPHFANGVLLRTLWFVFQWNRKPGRK; encoded by the exons ATGGCATTCTCATATCCCTCTCACTCGTTATCTGCTTCCACCCGCCATCGAATCTCCACTGAAATGACTCTGCCGAGCATAAAATCTCTTGCACCCCAG agaCAATGGCCACAATACTTTGCATACACCTGCTATTCGAGCATGAAGCTTAACAGGTTATTTCAGAATACTAGGCCAAAGATTCCTTGTGCGATAAATATGGCTGCTGGACATTCAGGTGACCCTGAAAAGGTGAATTTGGACCATCTAATGGACAAGGCGAGAGATTTGTGGGATAGATCACCTCAGCCAGTCAAGAGCTTTCCATGGAGCAGAGTACTTGAGAACTTCATTCAACTATTAGTTGGTCTTGTCGCAGCAGTTGTCAAATATTTATGCGTTCCTGTACTGGGAGTTTCCATGCTTAGCGAAATGTCCTACTGTGCTCATGAAAAGAAGTTATCTTTTATTCCTTTGCCCCTACTCATCGGTGTTGCTGTGGCTTGGATCCTAAAAGAAACTGCCCTGGAACTCTCACCATTTCTGAAG GATGCAGAAGTTCCCTGGCATCTACTCATCGTTGCAATATTCTTCGCATTGCTCAAATTGCCAGGCCCATATTACCCATATTGGGGGCGAATATTTATACCTCACTTTGCAAATGGAGTATTGTTGAGGACCCTGTGGTTTGTTTTCCAGTGGAACAGAAAGCCTGGAAGGAAATGA